The Choloepus didactylus isolate mChoDid1 chromosome 13, mChoDid1.pri, whole genome shotgun sequence genome contains a region encoding:
- the LOC119508067 gene encoding cytochrome c oxidase subunit 7A2, mitochondrial-like yields the protein MLRNLLAPHQITQRTVSTASCRQFENKVPEKQKLFQDGNGIPVHLKGGIADALLYRATMVLTVGGTMYAMYQLGMASFPKKQN from the coding sequence ATGCTGAGGAATCTGTTGGCTCCTCATCAAATCACCCAGAGGACTGTAAGTACTGCTTCATGCAGgcaatttgaaaataaagttccagaaaaacaaaagctatttCAGGATGGTAATGGAATACCAGTGCACCTGAAGGGTGGGATAGCTGACGCCCTCCTGTATAGAGCCACTATGGTTCTTACAGTTGGTGGAACAATGTACGCTATGTATCAGCTGGGCATGGCTTCATTTCCCAAGAAGCAGAATTGA